The DNA window GGAGGCCTCCACACAGCTAGGTCAGTGCTGGTGGCAagggaagaagcccaagctgaaTTTTCAGGGTTCCAAAGATGGTGACCTCCGACTCTGGCTTCCTCCCAGGCCCATCCACCAAGGTCTTGCATGGCCTGTACAACAAAGTCAGCCAGTTCCCAGAGCTCACCAGTCACACCATGCGCTTCAACGCCTTCATCCTCGGCCTGCTCAAGTGAGTGTGTGGAaatctgcagcccaccagccccctcccctgggcCCCAGCACCTCTGAAGAGCCAGCGCCCTAGACTGAGTCAGAAAGGGTGAATCTGCGGGATCTGTGGCCAGGCTCAGGCCCACTTTCTCCCCACCTTGCTACAGCCTCTCTTAGTGGGTCACAGGCTTCCCACCAGACCCATGACTCTGATCACCAATACAGGCTTCTGCTTTTATAAATCTGTAATCTGGCTCATTTGGAAATTAATCTGGTTCTCAGTCTCCATGGGTATTGTAACCCTGAACCTCTCAGTTCCAGCACTGCTTCTGAGTCCTGCTTGACCCAGTCCACCTGGGCACGTATATCATAGTATCCTTCTTTCTCGagtatgagccagggtcatcccCTCTGGCCCCGAGCTGCCCTGTCCTCTCATCAGTAGCTGCCCTGACTTCTTCAGTCATGGGCAAGTCAACTCCATTCTAAGAAGTGATTGGCTTGTGAATCACCCCCGCCTGCATCCCCTCTGAGTTTCTAGAACCATGTAACATGAAACTAGCCCTGCCATAGAAGGGAGATGTTCACCTGTACTTCTGCTGTATGTCTGACCCCCTGTATCTGTCTCCTTTGTACCTCACGGTCTGGCTATAGCCGCACAAGACTCAACTCTTCACCTCTCTCCCTGCAGCATCCGGTCCCTGGAGTTCTGGTTTAATCACCTCTATAACCACGAAGGTAACACTCAGAACCCTGCTCTGTCTTGCCAACTCAATACAGGCCAGTCCTGGGAGGATCAAAAGGGGGCGGCGGCACTGCTGTCTTTGCAGACTCTAGAGGTGGGGAGGAGAACCACACAAGCTTTCATCTCGAGGCTTGGGCTTCTACCCGAGTCCTTTCCCAGCCTCTGCTAtgttagagcctgggagccaggagGATACTCAGTCAATCTGGAAGTCAGGGTGGCGAGGAGCTTCTCCTCTGAACTCGAGGTTCCCGCTTAAGCTGATGGAGCGTGTGCACCGCACAACTTCCAGAGGCATTGTTCACACCACAGTGCAGCTCAGTGCACAGTACACAGCCTGCCCAGCAGTATGCGATGGCTCTGCCCAGCGTGCCTTTCCGAGGCCCACCCCAGGCCAGGCTCTGCTTCTCTATGTGGCTcagtccctctctctttctcccctagATATCATCCAGACCCACTACCAGCCGTGGGGCTTTCTGAATGCAGCGCATACAGTGTGCCCTGGCCTCtttgaggagctgctgctgctgctccaacCCTTGGCCCTCCTGCCCTTCAGCCTAGACCTGCTGTTCCAACACCGGCTGCTGCAGAGCggccagcagcagcggcagcacaaGGAATTGCTGCGAGTGTCCCAAGACCTGCTATTGTCCGCCCACTCGACCCTGCAGCTGGCCCGCTCCCGCGGCCAGGACGGCCCCGGAGATGTGGACAGGGCGGCCCCTGGGGAGCGGGTGAAGGGTGTGGGTGCCCCAGAaggtggagaagaggaggaggaagagggggagacAGAGGCGGCCGGGAGCTCAGGGCGCGGCAGATGGGCCCGAAGTGGGCAGGCTGGCTGGTGGTACCAGCTCATGCAGAGCTCCCAGGTCTACATCGACGGCTCCAGCGAGGGCTCTAGGTTCCCCCGAGGTAGCAGCACTGGTAGCAGCAGCGAGAAAAAGAAAGGCGCAGGAGGCGTGGGGCCACCCCCCCGAGAGGGAGTCGTGGAGGGAGCGGAGGCCTGCCCTGCCCCTGAGGAGACCCTCGGCCGGGAGAGGGGCTGGCCTTTCTGGATGGGGAGCCCCCCTGATTCTGTACTGGCGGAGCTGAGGCGGAGCCGGGAGAGGGAGGGGTCTGCTGCCCCCACAGCCGAAAATGAGGAAGGAGCATCTGAACCTTCACCAGGGGGCATCAAGTGGGGACACCTCTTTGGGTCCCGGAAGGCTCAGCGGGAGGCCCGACCCACAAATAGGTAAGAGGTGGCCCCTGGTGGGGACTAGGGAGTGGAGAGCCTGCTCTAAAACTGGCACAGATGAAGCCAGAGCCCTGGCCACTGTCCCCTAGGCTGCCCTCGGACTGGCTCAGCCTGGACAAGTCTGTGTTCCAGCTCGTGGCGCAAACAGTGGGTGCCCGCCGGGAGCCAGAGCCCAAGGACTGTCTGCAGGAGCCACCCTCTCCAGGCCTGCCTTCCAAGCCTCCATGGTGAGACAGGGAGACCGGAGGGTTGAGGGGCTGAGGCTGGCTCGGGATGGGCTTTCTCTGACCTCCATTTGTTGTCTCCCCAGTGAGGTGAAGGCGCTGTGCCACCATCTGGCCACAGGCCCTGGACAGCTGAGCTTCCGCAAGGGAGACACCCTGCGGGTGCTGGGGCCAGCCGGGGCGGACTGGCTGCGCTGCAGCCGCGGCTCAGACACCGGCCTGGTGCCCCTGGCCTACGTGACTCTGACCCCAACTCCAAGTCCAAGCCCTGGAAGCAGCCAGAACTGAGGCCCTGTGcatgctggtggcctcagggacccTCACAGCCCCCAGGCTCATCGCCTAAGAGTGCTTCCCAAGCCGTCTGGCCTGGTTACAGAGAGTAGACCGAGAGCTGGGGGCCACATATCCCTGTGCTCAGTATTAATTACTCCCCATTACCTGTCCCAGTGACCTCGTCAGGCCTTCCcccaggagaggagggaagggatgCAGCACTGGGCTGCCAGAGTCTCCCCAGCCAATCTGGCCAGTCCTCCCATGGGTGCAGACAGGTACTTCCCTGTGGAGGGAGGTGACCAGAAGGCCCACTTGCAGGGTTCCCTCAGCCAGGTGGTGAGGAGGTTGTGTGACAGTATTGGGGCCAGTTCCCTAAGCCCCCAGCTGTAAATAGGCTGTGGCCAGTGCCTGGCGgtcaaggagggaggaggagcccAGGCttctgtttatgtatttatttatttatttattacaccTATTAATAAAAAAGGTGCTCGGCCTCCAAACTGTTCTCTCTTTGTGCTTCCTCCTGCCAACCCGCCTTTCTTCTTTCCAAAAGGATGGCTGGGATAGGATGACAAGGGAAGAGAGAACTTAAATGCCAGGTACCTACACCAGGAGCTGCTTCTGGAGGGCGCTGAGAGCCAGAGCATCCTGGGTGAGATGCCCATACGTGCGGCCGAACTGGAACTTATACCCTGTGTGGCCAAAAGAGTCTGTCATCTGTAGCCAGAGGCACAGAAAAGTTATTTCTCAGCCAGTTACCCAGAACCTCCAAGTTATCCTCCAAACTCTGGTCCTCACTCCCCACTAGGAGCTATGTCAGTTCCTTTTCTGCCAGTGATAAAGCCAAACCTCACGATCCAAGGACCCCTCCCTGTATCTACTAGTTCCCATCCCCCAAACCACCTCCATCTAtcactcactcacactcacacactcacacacacacacacacacacacacacacacacacacacacaaatatcccaGTCCCCAAAGCCTCCCTCCTGGGCCATGCTCACCTGGGACATAGCCCCCGTATTTAGGTAAAAGGCCCAGGCGCTGAGGGTAGGTCCGGGACAGTGCGGGGAGATGCTTAGGATCCTTCTGGGACCTGCCCGGTGACTTCATCTTTCCAAACTCCTGCAGCGCCTGGTTGCTGAGCACAGGAAAGCTGGAGCCGAAGAGGAAGCGAGCACGGGGCACATAACCAGTGAAGCCTGGGGGGCGGGAACACTCAGTCGGTACCTTCTGGGCACATCCCCAGGCCTCTGGTCATTGCCCACATCCTctcacctgacatgaagaacttGCCAGGGTCTCTGTCATCCATGGAATAAGGCGAAGCCTTGTGAGGAGATTGATAGAGGAGAAACGGCAAACAAATTCAGCCCCTGGGTTATAGCACAAGCTCCCAGGGCAGTGGGGCTGGTGGCCTGGCCCTGCACCCACAGCCAGCCTACACATGGCCGCCGCAGGCCCGGCCGCACAGAGGCAGGGGCTCCCCGCTCCCACCGCTGGGTCCTGCCTCAGCCTTCTCCATCTCACTTGTTCCGCCTCCTGCCCCAGCTCCGGCTCCTTTTCTGCCTCCAGCTCTGCCCCCGGCTTTGGCTCTTGGTCTTTCTCCACGTCTTTTTCTCCCTTGGCCTCTTTGGGCAGCTCCtgactcccctgtcctccactccaCTGAGTAAAACCATTCAGAGCCTCAGCCCAGACCTGGCTGCAGTTCTTGGCAAAGATGAACTGTGCCTGTGGCACAAAACCTAGGTGGGCAGGGGACAAAGGAGATGCATTAGAGCGTGGGGCCCGTGTTCTGGGATGGGGGACCCTGTTCATACCCGTATCCGAACCTGTGTACCCGGGGACCATGCTGGAGCTGAGCCTTTCGTGTCCACGCCTGACAGGCAGGCTTCTCCTGCGAGGCTCGGGGGATCTTGGAGGCCGAATGGGAGGCAGAAGTGTGCGGTGGGCGGGGGGCCAGGCGAGGCCAGGAGAGCCTCGAAGTAGCTGCCCAGTCATCTCTCCGTAGGTCTGGCCCATGCTGAACCGAAGTAGTGGGCAGTGTCCAGTGTACCTGCAGCACAAGTCTCACCTGCTCACCTCCAGAGTCCCCCTGCCTCACCATCCCCAGACAGAGGAGCAGAGACCGCTGAGCCCCTGATCATTTCTGGACTCTGCTGTGTGTATATTTGGAGCAGGCATTTCTTAGTACTGTGTCTGGGTTTTCAACCTTCCCCTCGGCTGTTACCCTGTTGCCATGGAGAGTACAACACAAAGCTTCACAGCAGGCCCGGTTCCTActattcctttgcttttccttttccatgCAACATCATAGATAACCCATCCATAAGCCGCCCATACCACAATGTCCACTTGGCCCCCAAGGCCGAGGTGGCACAACTCTATATCCTTATTACCTCTCCTCCCAGAAGCAAACGGGTATGCTCTTACCCTGGGATATAATGAGGGTTCTGGGGGTTCAGTCCTGGTATGAAGGTGCTGGCCATAGCCATGGGGACCCTGGCAGTTCCTTTTGTTTCTCCTTGAGCTCAGCCTCTGGGCTGTGTGTACTAACTGTGTCCAGGGCTGGGAGGCTGAGCCAGCGGCAGGAGGCGGGGCTCAGAGGGGAGAGGGGGCGGGAGCCCTGGTGTGATGACGGCCAGGGCCAAGACCAGCAGACCAGGAGAGCAGAGGCTCGCTGGTCTGTCTGCTCCTGAACAAATGCAGTCCTGCCacctgggggcagggagaaggctGAGTACAGACAGCCTCCCCGCTGCAGGACGGAAGGAAGCCCTTGAGTGGGAGGCAGGGGAGCAAAACCTGATAGATCCATTGCGCCATTCCTAAGCCCCTCTCTGAGCACCTGTCTGAGGAGATGTGGATTCTCCTCTCTCTCAGTCTTGGTGGAAGGTGATTTCCTAGGAAAGCCCAGAGGGGAGGTGATAGGGGATAAAGGAACCAAAAGACCTCTAAGCAGTGACATTTAGTACCTCTGAAGCCTCCtatcctcatttataaaatgcagGTACTACTACTCACCCTGCCACTGTTGCGAGCCTCAGATTAATGTATACAAACATGCTTTGTAACAATAAAAACCATGAAGCCAGAGTGGTGGGGTAGGAGAAAGGGCATAGGTGTGAGGTCAGGCAGCCACGAGCTCCTAATAGTTAGCGGCCTTTAACTGTAAGCAGGTGGCTCCCTCTGAACCTAAAATCCCTAAACTCTTAACAGGAAAGCAAAAATAGTCTAGCCTACCAAGATGCTGTTAAGAATACAGTCAGTCACCGCGGCACTGttgacaatagccaggacatggaagcaacctagatgtccatcagcagatgaatggataagacagctgtggtacacacacatgatggaatattactcagccataaaaaagaatgcatttgaatcagttctaatgaggtggatgaaactggagtctattatacagagtaaagtcagtcagaaagaaaaatactgatacagtgtactaacacatatatatggaattcagaaagatggtaatgatgaccctatgagagagcaaaagacacagatgtaaagaacagtcttttggactctgtgggagaaggtgaaggtgggatgatttgagagaatagcactgaaacatgtatattatcatatgtgaaatagatcgccagtccaggtttgatgcatgagacagggtgctcagggttggtgcaccgggatgaccctgagggatgggatggggagggaagtaggaggggggctcaggttggggaacacatgtacacccgtggctgattcatgtcaatgtatggtaaaaaccactacaatattgtaaagtaatgagcctccaattaaattaatttaaaaaaaagaacacagataGTGTGTGTGAAAAGACTTACCCCATCACCTGGCACACAGCTTCTAAAACTTAATTTCATTTCCAATTGTTTAGTATTATCTCTAAATTTCTAATACAAAGGGGAGATCAGTGAATGGTTAGTAAATTCAGTGGATACAGGTTTCCTCAATGTGGGAGTTCAGGGGAAGGAGATATGAAGGTAATGTTAAAACTAGGAGGCAAATTAGAATTTGTTACCAAAACCATTCAGATTCTAAGAGAAGTATAGACCAAGAAAAAGAGATCTGGGGGATGCTACCTTTCCAGAAGGCAGaacctctgccctcctcccctccctgcccccacggcCAGTGCCAGGGCTGACGAAGCACGTGTCACTGACTTCTTCGGCTTGCACAAGAGCACTGGGCACCAAAGAATAAATTTCACGTTCCTCACTGTTCTGCCAAGGACAACCTTGGTATGTGTCATGAGAGCTAGAACTGTAGGGGGCGTGGCTCACAGGAAGTATGCTGGAGTGAGGGAGGGAGCTGAAGGCAGAGCCTAGAATAgcagaagtatgtcaaggctaacAACCTGGATTCTGTAACAGACACTGTTGGTTGCACACTTCATACCTATTCCCTACCCCCATCTCCCTTCTTCCTAACAGGACTTCAATTTTGTTCTGCCAAGCAGTCAGGAGCTTCAGGGAAGCTCAGAACCAGCCATAGGAATGCGTCTTGATTAGTCTAAGCCCATCATAGTGGTCCCGTTTCCCTTGCCAATGACTGGTTAGGTTTGGGCTTGTGGCAATCTGAACAATATGAGAGCAAGTCTGCTGGGATGAAGGAGGGTCCTAGGGAAAGTTTCTTTGCTCTTAAAAAAGATGCACAACAAAttagagaaagagagatggaCAAAAAGGAATGTCTTTTCCTGCCTTGAGAAATTCTGTGAATATGATGTTGGAACTTTGGCAGGAATCATAAATCTTGCGGAAAGCTAAGCTAACCTCCAGATAAAGCCTTAATCCATCCAGGGTGGATGGTAGAATAGAAAGGCCTAGATCCTTGATGGTAATGTAGAGTCTCAGAATTAACCATCCTTCTTATGAAGTGATTTCATTATTGTTAAGGCCACTtccaacttctctttcacttagaGTCAAAGGTAtcataatataaaacaaaacgaAAACACTAGTTCAAATCCTAGTCACTAGAGATACAGACCCTGGCTAAATTCATTTCATCAGACCCCAgtattctcatctataaaatggtaaGCTAATGTTACTACCTCATTGAGTAGGATAAGGTAGCTGAATCATGCATAATGAAGAAGAATCAGCAAAAGAGCCCCAGAAGGAACCAATAAAATAGGAGAATCAAAAAACTAAAggaaggggaattccctggtggtccagtgattaggattctGAGCTCTCACTGCTAAGGGcttgggttctacccctggttgAGGGGCTAAGATCATGCAAGTGCACCCCCtacccccacaaaaaaaaaaaaaaggaactaaatgAAGAAAGTAATTCAAGATGTGATAATGGTATTATGGTTACATAGAAAATTACCTTGGAAGATAACACTAATGAAGTGTCATAATGCCTGCAATGTACTTTCAAATGGTACAATAAAAAATCATACTAAATAGTACAGTATAACCATACTATATCAAATACCACACCATACAATTTTTTATCAGAGAGAGACagaacaaacataacaaaataaCAATTGTTGAATTGAGCTGAGGGTTATTCAGTTAttcagactttcctggtggctcagcggtaaagaatccacttgcaatgcagaagttgctggagacgcaggtttgatccctgggttgggaaggtcccctggaggagggcatggcaacacactccagtattcttgaccgaagaatccccatggacagaggaacctggcaggctacagtccatggggtagaaaagagtcagacacgactgaagcaacttagcatgcacatacagaTGTTCACTGTGTATTCCTTCAGCTTTTCTGCATGTTtggaattttttcaaaataaagagatAGTGGAAGAGACTATTTTAAAAGGAATAGGATATGAATATATCCATTTAACTGCTCTTCCTAAGGGTCACACAAAAATTACCCATATTgaggtttctaaataccatttccAATGAAAAGGAATCATGAATCACTGGAAAAAATAACTGATAGCAGCTCCAGTCTAGCAATTCACAAAATGAGACTAGAACATTTTATTATATCAAAGAGCAAGAAACCTTAAGAGTCATGTCAAAAGGACTCAGAAGCCAGCTTGAATGTGTCCAGTGGCCAAAATAGGACAGTTTAAAActcaaaaactttttttaattgccaGTGATTAAGACATATCATATATGTATTAAATTATGAGTTTATGATGATACTACAAAAAACACCTCATTGGCCACTGTTGGAGGATGCTAGAGAACCAACTCACTACTTTAAAAGCtggtaaaataaaacagaaacaagcttttttatttttttattttttttgcctttcccaTATGAATATGTCTCTGAGTAACAAGTAGTTTAATAAGGAAAAGTTCTCAATCAGGAACAATTTTGCCCCCAGGGGGACAATGTCTAAATGACATTTTAGTGATTACAACTGGAGGAACTGCTACTGACATTCAGTGGGTCGAggacagggatgctgctaaacatccctaCAATGCACCAGGACAGCCTCCTACTATAAAGAACCTCTACAGTCCAAAATGTCAATAacagcaattttcctccaattaaaaaataaactaattttttaaaatatcaatagtgCCACATTTGAGAAACCCATCACAAAGACCACCactgtatctgtgtgtctgctcagtcactcagtcaagtctgtctctttgggaccccatggactgtagcccgccaggctcctctgtccttgggattctccaggcacgaattctagagtgggttgccatgccctcctccaggggatcttcccaatccagagatcaaacccaggtctcccacattgcaggcaattctttaccatccgagccacgagggaagtccaacACTGTATATACATCATGATAAAAGTGTTAAAACCACCTACAAATTAGTTttgccaaaataataaaatataaatctaaTTGTCTCTACACCTTTACTGGAAATACAGGGGACTGAAGAACATGCTAAAAGCTTAGCAAAATTCAGATTCTGAGAAACTCCATAAGGACAAATGACccggtttcttaaaaaaaatggaggAGGGGAGATAATGGACGGAGTTAAAGGTTTAAGAGACATCAGCCTCAAAGTATGGACCTTATTTAGATTTTGATTCAAATTAACAatttggggaacttccctggtggtccagtggctaagactctgcactcccaatgcagggggcccaagtttgattcctaatcaaggaactagattccacatgctgcaactaaaaacaCGGCACACctcaatgaagactgaagatcctgagtgccacaaccaagacctggcacagccaaataaataaatatttttttaaaaaaactaaagtaATTCAATGAGGAAAATATGAAAAGCTAGATGCTTGATGgtattaagtaattttttttttaagtatgacaTAGTactgtgattttgttttaaagaagaatCCTTATCTTTTAGAGGTaacacactgaaatatttattgataaaaaGACAATGTCAGAAATATGCACCAAATAACTAGGTGGGGGAGAAAAGCAGTAGTATAGATAAAACAAGATTGTCCATGAACTGATTACTGGAGAATCACCGGCATAGAAGATACAAAAAAGCAGATATTTTCACTTCTACCCAGTCATTTATGGCAACAGTATAACTGAGGCATGGGTAAGTGATTTTGAACAATGTTTCGCCAACAAAATGGTCTTACCCAAGGTAAATAAGGGTTCATTGttctattccttcttttttttcacatttgaatTTTCCAccttaaaaagtttgaaaaatgacAACAAAAGGATCTTCTAGCAGCCCAGTTCAAGGAACATTTCAAGCTCATCTTAGCACACCTCTCTGCACTATTTAATACTGTTCATTATTCCACTTTTCCTAAACTCTCCATTCCTTGGATTCCACTTGCCACTATTTGTTATATCATTGTCAGTGAAAAGTATTCAGATATTTAGATGAATACACAGATATAGTGCTAGCTCAGTCACAGACTGGAGTTTCATATTATAATGTAAATATATGTCAGCTCTATTCTAAACAGCTTTATTATgactttaattaaataaaaaaggcaaaatgtgttTGTGTATACCCTATGTGTACTTCTTAAAATAGGTAAAGGTCCTGACCCTTTTATACAGAAGTTTGAAActgaaggtggctcagatggtaaagaattcgcctgcagtatgggagacctgggttcgattcctaggttgggaagatcccctggagaaaaggaacagctacccactccagtattctggcctgaagaattctatggacagaggatcctggcaggctaaagtccatggggtcgcaaggcaactttcagtttcacttgaaTTTGAAATTACATTATAAACACTTATACTTTATTCTAAATAAAGAATTTTATGCACCCTCAAAAGAATTATCTTCCTATATTTCAGcatgtttcttctgtttccttcacAGACTTCTCTTCATCCACCTACACTTTATTACTATTGGTGTTCCCTAGAAGTCCATTATCAGTCTACATCTCCCTCCCTACTGGGATAATGGCATCCCCATTCatagttttcttttccatcaCATGACCCCTTTGTTTATGACAATTACCAACCGCCCCCCAACCTGTCCTCCTCCTGTATTCTTTATCTCAGTTGATAGTCATCTAAGcaagaaactttaaaattatcCTGGATGATGCTCTTTCCCTCCCCAGGACTGACTGACTTTGGATACTAGTCTGTCAGCAAGTTTTCCCATTCTAGTTGAAGGTTTCTTCCTCCCCTTTTCTATTATCCCCATCCTAGTTCAGTCCCTCATCCTCTCCTCAATGAAGCATCATCAGCTCCTCCTTGTTAATCAGTCTTCCTGCCTCCATACAACCACCACAATAATCTGTCTAAATGGGcaacctggctcctctgcttgGAATTACTATTACCAACTACGCATATTCTCAGACTTGGGTAAAGGGTCAGACGCGAGtagattaaaatattatattgtttAAACAAAAGGAAGCATAAATTCCTAgtgtttattgggcttccctggtggctcagacggtaaagaagttGCTTGTAATGCTGAgaccggggttccatccctgggttgggaaaatccccttaagaaggagggaatggcaatccgctccagtattcttgcctggagaattccatggacagaggagcctgtggggcaggctacagtcatgggattacaaagagtgggacacgactgagtgacacactttcacttttcacagatcTTAACTACAGAAAGCAAACTTACAAATGAAATAGGTTAGATGTTAACATTTAACGTGACAAATGAGCTTGTTTTGCTGAGACAAAATTGCCTCTGGAGGAATGAATATGATGCATATGGCCTGTCTATACTGGCAGTGGAAGGGCTGTGAATCACTCTGGCTCTTTCTCCTACTTTGTGCGAAAACTTCCCTTGTACCGAGACAGCATCTGACCTTCTTTCGATTCTCCTGCACCGTTTATAATTTAAGACTGCTTTATTCTTTTCTCATTGGCTCTTAACAATTAAGTAGTACGAGGCTCTCACTCCATAAACATGGGATAAGAGTCTGTTAGAAGGTAGTCACCCACACGGATGCCGACTGTgcaattaattaattttctttttagcttaccacagaaataaaaatagtactTTAGAGTTTCTGAAAAGAATTCAGACTTGCTCCCTCAAGCTCTGTCGCAGACTGTTTCGCCCCAGGCCCGCAGCCTCCGCTCCTACCGGACTCCACTCCGCCGCTAGGTGGCCAGCGGCTCACCGACGCCCATCACCACTCTTCCCAGACCTGTCACCGGGATCGTGTGACGTCATCCAACCCAGGCGATGATTGGCTATACCGCCGATGACAGTGGGGAGGAGCCAGCGGAGAAGAGAAGCGTTGGGTACGGCGAGCGCACCGGGTCCTGGAACCTTGCGTGCGCACTCGAGACCTCGCGCGGCTCTAGAGGCCGGTGGCAGAACTTCCTGCCGCCTGAACCGGCAGACCCGATTCCTACGTACTGGGGGCGGTACCTGTCTAGAGGGGTCACACTGATAAGGGCCACACTGAGGGGAGGAGTCACGTTGAGAGGCGGGGTCACAATGGCTGGTGGAGTCACTCTGAGAGGTGGGGTCTCTCTGGGCAGAAGGAACACACAAAGGAGGGTTGTCACACTGAGGGGTTCTGGTACACACTAACAgcggaaacagtttcagacttttattttgggggactctaaaatcactgaagatggtgactgcagccatgaaattaaaaga is part of the Capra hircus breed San Clemente chromosome 8, ASM170441v1, whole genome shotgun sequence genome and encodes:
- the FAM166B gene encoding protein FAM166B isoform X1, whose amino-acid sequence is MAMASTFIPGLNPQNPHYIPGYTGHCPLLRFSMGQTYGEMTGQLLRGSPGLAWPPAHRTLLPPIRPPRSPEPRRRSLPVRRGHERLSSSMVPGYTGFVPQAQFIFAKNCSQVWAEALNGFTQWSGGQGSQELPKEAKGEKDVEKDQEPKPGAELEAEKEPELGQEAEQASPYSMDDRDPGKFFMSGFTGYVPRARFLFGSSFPVLSNQALQEFGKMKSPGRSQKDPKHLPALSRTYPQRLGLLPKYGGYVPGEHGPGGRLWGLGYLCVCVCVCVCVCVCECVSVSE
- the FAM166B gene encoding protein FAM166B isoform X2 yields the protein MAMASTFIPGLNPQNPHYIPGYTGHCPLLRFSMGQTYGEMTGQLLRGSPGLAWPPAHRTLLPPIRPPRSPEPRRRSLPVRRGHERLSSSMVPGYTGFVPQAQFIFAKNCSQVWAEALNGFTQWSGGQGSQELPKEAKGEKDVEKDQEPKPGAELEAEKEPELGQEAEQASPYSMDDRDPGKFFMSGFTGYVPRARFLFGSSFPVLSNQALQEFGKMKSPGRSQKDPKHLPALSRTYPQRLGLLPKYGGYVPGYKFQFGRTYGHLTQDALALSALQKQLLV